A window of the Yersinia rochesterensis genome harbors these coding sequences:
- a CDS encoding tyrosine-type recombinase/integrase, protein MKLTDTKVRNAKPQEKAYQLQDGNGLYLDVRPSGVKTWRYRYWITPTKDGRYTIGSYPAVSLAEARREREWAREQVKNGIAPKEAKAVERDIAKAENANTFEIVAKEWLDKKGEHWAKNSKNQITGFMYNDIFPAIGAMPMREINASHILKIIRDLESRGAKSVAVKVRQWCSAVFCYGVATLRADSDPAAALRGAIIVPKTEHSRPLTGDELRDYYLRLDSSTGNQTTIIALRILPLVFVRQAELRSAEWSHIDFDNAEWVIPPELMKMGRMHRVPLSAPVISLLNELKKITGNRRWLFPNTRLNTYMGASTLNRAIVQLGYARTVITTHDFRATASTRLHEMGYRHDVIERQLAHVEKNRVSAAYNHAEYMPERKELMEDWGRWVTGLLVSYVPQ, encoded by the coding sequence ATGAAGTTAACTGATACCAAAGTTCGTAATGCGAAACCTCAAGAAAAAGCCTATCAATTGCAGGACGGTAATGGACTGTATTTGGATGTGCGCCCCTCAGGTGTAAAGACGTGGCGTTATCGCTACTGGATCACGCCAACAAAGGACGGTCGCTACACTATCGGTAGCTATCCTGCAGTATCTTTGGCCGAAGCTCGCCGAGAGCGTGAGTGGGCTAGAGAGCAGGTAAAAAACGGCATAGCCCCCAAGGAAGCCAAAGCAGTTGAGCGAGATATCGCAAAAGCTGAGAACGCCAATACATTCGAAATAGTGGCAAAAGAATGGCTGGATAAAAAAGGGGAGCATTGGGCCAAAAATTCAAAAAATCAGATCACTGGTTTTATGTATAACGATATTTTCCCCGCCATTGGCGCTATGCCCATGAGGGAAATTAACGCCTCGCATATATTAAAAATAATTAGAGACCTTGAGAGTCGGGGTGCTAAATCCGTAGCGGTTAAAGTACGGCAGTGGTGCTCTGCTGTTTTTTGCTATGGCGTGGCGACATTACGCGCAGACTCTGATCCGGCTGCGGCATTAAGGGGGGCTATTATAGTTCCTAAAACCGAACATTCTAGACCGCTCACTGGTGATGAGTTGCGTGATTATTATTTGCGCCTTGATAGCTCCACCGGTAACCAAACGACTATTATAGCACTAAGAATCTTGCCGCTAGTATTTGTTAGGCAAGCTGAATTACGCTCGGCTGAATGGTCACATATTGATTTTGATAATGCGGAATGGGTTATCCCCCCGGAATTAATGAAAATGGGGCGTATGCATAGAGTACCGTTGTCGGCTCCAGTAATATCCCTGTTAAATGAATTGAAGAAAATTACGGGTAATAGGCGTTGGTTGTTCCCTAATACCAGGCTAAATACTTACATGGGGGCATCCACTTTAAATAGGGCTATTGTGCAGTTGGGGTATGCTCGTACGGTGATAACAACCCACGATTTCCGCGCGACGGCCTCTACGAGGCTGCACGAAATGGGGTATCGGCATGACGTGATCGAACGACAGCTAGCCCACGTTGAAAAGAACCGTGTTTCTGCTGCGTACAATCACGCCGAATATATGCCGGAAAGAAAGGAATTAATGGAGGATTGGGGGAGGTGGGTTACTGGCCTGCTTGTTTCTTATGTTCCGCAATAA
- the mepA gene encoding penicillin-insensitive murein endopeptidase produces the protein MKKWIAGLLALVAISPVMAATPWQQITHPVAGSPQSIGGFANGCVIGAMPLPLESADYQVMRPDQRRYFGHPDLLNFIHRLSDKAQKNQLGTVLIGDMAMPAGGRFSSGHASHQSGLDVDIWLQLPKQRWSQQQLLKPQPIDLVAVDGKRVVPALWQSQVESLIKLAANDDEVTRIFVNPAIKKQLCLDAGVDRTWLHKVRPWFGHRAHMHVRLRCPADSLECLDQDTPPPGDGCGAELESWFQPHQPSAKPGKTLPPPLPPSCQALLDNHFAAE, from the coding sequence ATGAAAAAATGGATAGCAGGCTTATTGGCACTGGTTGCCATCAGCCCGGTTATGGCGGCGACGCCATGGCAACAGATTACCCACCCGGTGGCGGGGTCTCCGCAGTCAATTGGTGGTTTTGCCAATGGTTGTGTTATCGGCGCGATGCCTTTGCCGCTAGAATCGGCAGACTATCAGGTGATGCGCCCGGATCAACGCCGTTATTTTGGACATCCTGATTTGCTGAATTTTATCCATCGGCTGAGTGATAAAGCCCAGAAAAATCAGCTTGGTACGGTGTTGATTGGTGATATGGCGATGCCAGCAGGTGGGCGTTTTAGCAGCGGACATGCTAGCCATCAGTCGGGGCTGGATGTGGATATTTGGCTACAATTGCCGAAACAGCGCTGGAGTCAGCAGCAATTATTAAAACCGCAACCTATTGATTTGGTAGCTGTTGATGGTAAACGAGTGGTGCCAGCATTATGGCAATCGCAAGTTGAAAGCCTGATTAAACTGGCCGCCAATGATGATGAAGTCACGCGTATTTTCGTCAATCCGGCGATTAAAAAGCAGCTTTGTTTAGATGCCGGAGTGGACCGTACCTGGTTGCATAAAGTGCGCCCATGGTTTGGTCATCGTGCCCATATGCATGTGCGCTTGCGTTGCCCGGCAGATAGTCTGGAATGTCTGGATCAAGACACGCCACCGCCGGGTGATGGGTGTGGCGCAGAATTGGAAAGTTGGTTCCAGCCCCATCAGCCAAGTGCTAAACCGGGTAAAACCTTACCACCGCCATTGCCGCCTTCCTGTCAGGCTTTGTTGGATAACCATTTCGCTGCGGAATAA
- the aroC gene encoding chorismate synthase — translation MAGNSIGQFFRVTTFGESHGIALGCIIDGVPPGIPITEADIQLDLDRRRPGTSRYTTQRREPDQVRILSGVFEGVTTGTSIGLMIENTDQRSQDYSAIKDVFRPGHADYTYEQKYGVRDYRGGGRSSARETAMRVAAGAIAKKYLAQKFGVQVRGYLAQIGDISCDVVDWDQVEQNPFFCPDVSKLESLDALMRELKKAGDSIGAKITVVAEHVPVGLGEPVFDRLDADLAHALMSINAVKGVEIGDGFAVVTKRGSENRDEITPQGFQSNHAGGILGGISSGQPVVAHIALKPTSSITVPGQTINRQGEAVEMITRGRHDPCVGIRAVPIAEAMMAIVLMDHLLRQRAQCGDVVSDVPRW, via the coding sequence ATGGCTGGGAACAGTATTGGGCAGTTTTTCCGCGTCACCACTTTTGGTGAATCTCACGGCATCGCCTTGGGATGTATTATCGATGGTGTTCCACCGGGAATTCCTATCACCGAGGCTGATATCCAGTTGGATCTCGACCGACGTCGCCCTGGCACCTCGCGCTATACCACTCAACGTCGCGAGCCGGATCAAGTGCGCATTTTGTCTGGTGTATTCGAGGGTGTCACCACCGGTACCAGTATCGGCTTGATGATTGAAAATACTGATCAGCGCTCACAAGATTACAGTGCGATTAAAGATGTATTTCGCCCAGGCCACGCCGATTACACTTATGAGCAAAAATACGGCGTACGCGATTATCGCGGTGGTGGCCGCTCTTCTGCCCGTGAAACGGCGATGCGCGTTGCCGCCGGTGCTATTGCGAAAAAATATCTGGCGCAGAAGTTTGGTGTGCAGGTACGCGGCTATTTGGCACAAATCGGTGATATCAGCTGTGATGTGGTTGACTGGGATCAAGTTGAGCAAAACCCATTCTTCTGTCCGGATGTGAGCAAATTGGAGTCACTGGATGCCCTGATGCGCGAGCTGAAAAAGGCCGGTGACTCTATTGGTGCCAAAATTACTGTGGTGGCTGAACATGTCCCGGTCGGTTTAGGCGAGCCAGTTTTTGACCGTTTAGATGCTGATTTAGCTCATGCGCTGATGAGCATCAATGCGGTGAAAGGGGTGGAAATTGGTGATGGTTTCGCGGTGGTCACTAAACGTGGTAGCGAAAACCGCGATGAAATTACTCCGCAAGGTTTCCAAAGCAACCATGCGGGCGGCATTCTAGGTGGGATCAGCAGCGGACAGCCAGTTGTAGCACATATCGCGTTGAAGCCGACCTCCAGCATCACGGTTCCGGGGCAGACGATTAACCGGCAGGGCGAAGCGGTTGAGATGATTACCCGTGGCCGCCATGACCCTTGCGTCGGCATTCGTGCTGTTCCGATTGCAGAAGCGATGATGGCAATTGTGTTAATGGATCACCTGCTGCGCCAGCGTGCACAGTGCGGTGATGTGGTTTCAGACGTCCCGCGCTGGTAA
- the prmB gene encoding 50S ribosomal protein L3 N(5)-glutamine methyltransferase gives MDKIFVDEAVNELHTIQDMLRWAVSRFNAANIFYGHGTDNPWDEAVQLVFPSLFLPIDIPEDMRNARLTSSERHRIVERVIRRVNERIPVAYLTNKAWFCGMEYYVDERVLVPRSPIGELINNNFDGLIRHQPKHILDMCTGSGCIAIACAYAFPEAEVDAVDISNDVLAVTEHNIQQHGMEHQVTPIRSDLFRDLPPIKYDLIVTNPPYVDAEDMADLPDEFRFEPELGLAAGSDGLKLARRILACAPDFLQDDGVLICEVGNSMVHLMDQYPDVPFTWLEFDNGGDGVFMLTKQQLIDCAPHFSIYRD, from the coding sequence TTGGACAAGATTTTCGTCGACGAAGCAGTAAATGAGCTGCACACCATTCAGGATATGCTGCGTTGGGCAGTCAGCCGTTTTAATGCGGCCAATATTTTTTATGGTCACGGTACTGATAATCCGTGGGACGAAGCGGTGCAATTGGTTTTTCCAAGCCTATTTTTACCGATAGATATTCCAGAAGATATGCGCAATGCGCGCCTGACATCCAGTGAGCGCCATCGTATTGTCGAGCGAGTTATTCGCCGGGTCAATGAACGCATTCCAGTTGCTTACCTAACTAATAAAGCCTGGTTCTGTGGCATGGAATATTATGTTGATGAGCGTGTATTGGTGCCACGCTCACCCATTGGCGAGCTGATTAATAACAATTTTGATGGGCTGATTCGCCATCAACCTAAACATATTCTGGATATGTGTACTGGCAGCGGCTGTATTGCCATTGCTTGTGCCTATGCCTTCCCGGAAGCGGAAGTGGATGCTGTTGATATCTCCAACGATGTGCTGGCAGTCACTGAGCACAATATTCAGCAGCATGGTATGGAGCATCAGGTCACGCCAATTCGCTCCGATCTATTCCGTGATTTACCGCCTATCAAATATGACCTGATTGTCACCAACCCGCCGTATGTTGATGCCGAAGATATGGCCGATTTACCGGATGAGTTCCGCTTTGAACCTGAGCTGGGCTTAGCTGCGGGTAGTGATGGTCTGAAACTGGCCCGCCGCATTCTGGCCTGTGCGCCAGACTTTTTACAAGATGATGGTGTGCTGATTTGCGAAGTGGGCAATAGCATGGTGCATTTAATGGATCAATATCCGGATGTACCTTTCACTTGGCTGGAGTTTGACAATGGCGGTGACGGCGTCTTTATGTTGACTAAACAACAACTGATTGATTGCGCACCACATTTCAGTATATATCGTGATTAA
- the smrB gene encoding endonuclease SmrB, translating to MKNKYHLTTDELALFKESIAGAKKLKQDTIVHRVPPKLGKKIAPERLLQEQVDASHYFSDEFQPLLDTDGPTRYVRPGVDHFEVKKLRRGDYSPDMFLDLHGLTQKQAKQELGALIAACKREHVHCACVMHGHGKHVLKQQTPLWLAQHPDVLAFHQAPKEWGGTAALLVLIELEQ from the coding sequence ATGAAAAATAAATATCACCTGACAACAGATGAATTAGCACTATTTAAAGAGTCGATAGCCGGAGCCAAGAAGCTGAAACAAGACACAATTGTCCATCGTGTGCCGCCCAAACTCGGCAAAAAAATTGCGCCGGAACGATTGCTGCAAGAGCAGGTTGATGCCAGTCATTATTTTTCTGATGAATTCCAACCGCTATTAGATACCGACGGCCCGACGCGTTATGTGCGGCCTGGTGTTGATCATTTTGAAGTAAAAAAACTTCGACGGGGTGATTACTCACCCGATATGTTTTTAGATTTACACGGGTTAACCCAAAAACAAGCTAAGCAAGAGTTGGGAGCCTTGATTGCGGCCTGCAAACGCGAGCACGTGCATTGCGCCTGTGTTATGCATGGGCATGGCAAGCATGTTTTGAAGCAGCAAACCCCGCTGTGGTTGGCGCAGCATCCCGATGTGCTGGCATTCCATCAAGCCCCGAAAGAATGGGGTGGCACAGCGGCATTATTGGTGTTAATTGAGTTAGAGCAGTAG
- the sixA gene encoding phosphohistidine phosphatase SixA, with the protein MQVFIMRHGDAALNAPSDAQRPLTLCGQDESRQMASWLNDQSVDIERIFVSPYLRAGQTLEVVREVMTLPAEQEVMPELTPGGDAAFVCCYLQALAKEDCAAVLVISHLPLVGYLVAELCPGQCPPMFATSAIACVDLDGETGKGTFDWQVSPTQLLAKACHG; encoded by the coding sequence ATGCAAGTTTTCATTATGCGTCACGGTGACGCGGCCCTTAACGCACCCAGTGATGCGCAAAGGCCTCTTACTCTGTGTGGTCAGGATGAATCACGCCAGATGGCAAGCTGGTTAAACGACCAGTCAGTCGATATTGAAAGGATTTTTGTTAGCCCATACTTACGCGCGGGGCAAACATTAGAAGTGGTGCGCGAGGTGATGACGCTTCCGGCAGAGCAGGAAGTGATGCCAGAATTAACCCCGGGTGGGGATGCCGCTTTTGTTTGTTGCTATTTACAAGCACTGGCAAAAGAAGATTGTGCTGCGGTGTTGGTTATTTCGCACTTGCCGCTGGTCGGGTATTTGGTGGCTGAACTTTGTCCGGGGCAATGCCCGCCAATGTTTGCGACTTCAGCAATTGCTTGTGTTGATTTGGATGGCGAAACTGGCAAGGGGACTTTTGACTGGCAGGTTAGCCCGACACAACTTTTAGCTAAAGCTTGTCACGGCTAA
- the fadJ gene encoding fatty acid oxidation complex subunit alpha FadJ: protein MSQENILNRGDEIAIVGSAVPAHSVFTLDVRPDNIGIITIDVVGDKVNTLKAEFAEQIAEILQQAQALSQLQGLVIISGKPDSFIAGADISMIAACRTAQDARVLAQKGQSILAQIAAFPVPVVAAIHGACLGGGLELALACHSRICSQDDKTVLGLPEVQLGLLPGSGGTQRLPRLVGVSKALDMILTGRQVRGRQALKMGLVDDVVPHDILLDVAIQRAKAGWLDKPILPWQERLLSGPLGKSLLFNIVRKKTRAKTKGHYPAAERIIDVVRKGLDHGGPAGYEAEAKAFGELAMSPESAALRSLFFATTALKKETGGKEQPRAIHRVGVLGGGLMGGGIANVTATRAGLPVRIKDINPTGINQALKYTWDTLGERVRSKRMRPAERQRQMMLISGSTDYCGFGNVDIVVEAVFEDLSLKQQMVADIEHFAAPHTIFASNTSSLPISDIAAQAQRPEQVIGLHYFSPVDKMPLVEVIPHAKTSEATIATTVALARKQGKTAIVVADCAGFYVNRILAPYINEAARCILDGEPIDLIDKALVDFGFPVGPITLLDEVGIDVGTKIMPILVEKLGARFAAPPSFDVILKDGRKGRKNGRGFYLYPAKSSGFKWKKSSGKQVDTSVYTLLGVTPKAHLESAVIAQRCVMMMLNEAARCLDESIIRNPRDGDIGAVFGIGFPPFLGGPFRYMDNLGAETMVKTLSLLAQQYGERFEPCSLLVTMAEQQQRFYPPENSMNERAVNPDN from the coding sequence ATGAGCCAGGAAAATATTCTTAATCGCGGGGATGAAATAGCCATAGTTGGCTCTGCCGTTCCGGCCCATTCGGTTTTCACCCTCGATGTTCGGCCCGATAATATTGGTATCATCACCATTGATGTTGTCGGTGATAAAGTTAATACCTTAAAGGCTGAATTTGCAGAGCAAATTGCTGAAATACTGCAACAAGCGCAGGCTTTGAGTCAATTACAGGGTTTAGTTATTATTTCTGGCAAACCGGACTCTTTTATCGCCGGTGCAGATATCAGCATGATTGCTGCTTGTCGCACCGCACAAGATGCGCGTGTTCTGGCCCAGAAAGGGCAATCCATTCTGGCACAAATTGCGGCATTTCCAGTGCCGGTAGTCGCTGCTATCCACGGGGCTTGCCTCGGCGGTGGTCTGGAACTGGCGCTGGCGTGTCATAGCCGCATTTGCTCGCAGGATGATAAAACTGTGCTCGGTTTGCCTGAGGTACAGCTTGGGCTGTTGCCGGGGTCCGGTGGCACCCAGCGTTTGCCGCGTCTGGTGGGGGTGAGTAAGGCACTGGATATGATATTGACTGGCCGGCAGGTTCGCGGCCGTCAGGCACTTAAAATGGGGCTGGTGGACGACGTGGTGCCGCACGATATTTTGCTTGATGTGGCTATCCAGCGGGCTAAAGCCGGTTGGCTTGATAAGCCCATCTTGCCGTGGCAGGAGCGTTTGCTTAGCGGCCCATTAGGTAAATCATTGTTATTTAATATTGTTCGTAAGAAAACACGGGCAAAGACAAAAGGTCATTATCCAGCAGCCGAGCGTATTATTGATGTGGTGCGTAAGGGGTTAGACCACGGCGGCCCTGCGGGTTATGAAGCCGAAGCAAAAGCCTTTGGTGAGCTGGCAATGTCTCCTGAGTCAGCAGCATTACGCAGCTTGTTTTTTGCGACCACCGCGCTGAAAAAAGAGACTGGTGGCAAAGAACAGCCTCGGGCTATCCATCGAGTCGGGGTATTAGGTGGGGGGCTGATGGGCGGAGGTATAGCCAATGTGACTGCAACACGTGCGGGTTTACCGGTTCGGATTAAAGATATCAATCCAACAGGCATTAACCAGGCGCTGAAATATACCTGGGATACCTTGGGCGAGCGGGTGCGTAGCAAGCGGATGCGCCCGGCAGAGCGGCAACGCCAGATGATGCTGATTTCCGGCAGCACTGATTATTGTGGCTTTGGTAATGTGGATATTGTGGTTGAGGCGGTATTTGAAGATTTGTCGTTGAAGCAGCAGATGGTGGCAGATATTGAGCATTTCGCTGCACCTCATACCATTTTCGCTTCCAACACTTCGTCACTGCCGATAAGTGATATCGCGGCACAGGCACAGCGGCCAGAGCAGGTTATCGGTCTGCATTACTTTAGCCCGGTGGATAAAATGCCATTGGTGGAAGTTATTCCGCATGCAAAGACTAGCGAAGCAACCATTGCAACCACTGTTGCTTTAGCACGTAAACAGGGAAAAACAGCGATTGTGGTGGCAGATTGTGCCGGGTTCTATGTAAACCGTATTTTGGCTCCATACATTAATGAAGCAGCTCGCTGTATATTAGATGGTGAACCTATCGATTTAATTGATAAGGCTCTGGTCGATTTCGGCTTTCCGGTAGGCCCGATAACCTTGTTGGATGAAGTTGGGATTGATGTGGGCACCAAGATAATGCCCATTCTGGTAGAGAAATTAGGGGCACGTTTTGCTGCGCCGCCTTCATTTGATGTCATTTTGAAAGATGGGCGGAAAGGGCGTAAAAATGGCCGCGGTTTCTATCTTTATCCAGCTAAAAGTAGCGGTTTCAAGTGGAAGAAAAGTTCCGGTAAGCAAGTGGACACCAGCGTTTATACCTTACTCGGTGTCACACCTAAGGCCCATCTAGAATCTGCCGTGATAGCACAGCGTTGCGTCATGATGATGCTGAATGAAGCCGCACGTTGTCTGGATGAATCTATTATCCGTAACCCGCGCGATGGGGATATTGGTGCGGTGTTTGGGATTGGTTTCCCACCGTTTTTAGGCGGGCCTTTCCGCTATATGGATAACCTGGGCGCAGAAACAATGGTAAAAACACTGAGTTTGCTCGCGCAACAGTATGGTGAGCGCTTTGAACCTTGCTCATTATTGGTCACGATGGCTGAGCAGCAACAAAGGTTTTATCCGCCGGAAAATAGTATGAATGAGCGGGCAGTCAATCCCGATAATTAA
- the fadI gene encoding acetyl-CoA C-acyltransferase FadI gives MSKPLPLVTRQGDRIAIVSGLRTPFAKQATAYHGVPAVDLGKIVVSELLARSGVAPEFIDQLVFGQVVQMPEAPNIAREIVLGTGMSVHTDAYSVSRACATSFQAVANVAESIMAGSVTVAIAGGADSSSVLPIGVSKALARTLVDVNKARTLSQRLKLFSRLKLRDLLPVAPAVAEYSTGLRMGDTAEQMAKTYGISREDQDALALRSHQMAAQAWQQGLLQDEVMTAYIPPYRDAITEDNNIRKDSTMEQYAKLRPAFDRKHGSVTAANSTPLTDGAAAVMMMSESKAKALGLQPLGYLRSFAFSAIDVWQDMLLGPSYATPLALDRAGITLADLTLIDMHEAFAAQTLANLKMFASDSFAREKLGRSQAIGEVDMSKFNVLGGSIAYGHPFAATGARMITQTLYELRRRGGGLGLTTACAAGGLGAAMILEVE, from the coding sequence ATGAGTAAGCCATTACCGCTAGTGACACGCCAGGGCGATCGCATTGCCATAGTCAGTGGCCTGCGAACGCCTTTTGCCAAGCAGGCAACTGCTTATCACGGCGTGCCAGCTGTAGATTTAGGCAAAATTGTGGTCAGTGAACTTTTGGCCAGAAGCGGTGTTGCTCCTGAATTCATTGATCAACTGGTGTTTGGTCAAGTCGTCCAAATGCCGGAAGCACCAAACATCGCGCGGGAAATTGTGCTGGGAACGGGCATGAGTGTACATACCGATGCTTATAGTGTCTCCCGTGCCTGTGCAACTAGCTTTCAGGCGGTGGCCAATGTGGCGGAAAGTATCATGGCTGGCTCAGTGACTGTGGCGATCGCCGGTGGCGCGGATTCTTCCTCTGTTTTGCCCATTGGTGTCAGCAAAGCACTGGCACGGACCTTGGTTGACGTCAATAAAGCCCGAACGTTATCCCAACGATTGAAATTGTTTAGCCGCTTAAAACTGCGCGATTTACTGCCGGTAGCACCTGCGGTTGCCGAGTATTCAACGGGCTTGCGTATGGGGGATACGGCCGAGCAGATGGCAAAAACCTATGGTATTAGCCGCGAGGATCAGGACGCTTTAGCGCTGCGCTCTCACCAAATGGCGGCACAGGCCTGGCAGCAGGGATTATTACAAGACGAAGTGATGACAGCTTATATTCCGCCTTATCGTGATGCTATCACTGAAGATAATAATATCCGCAAAGATTCCACTATGGAGCAATATGCCAAATTACGTCCGGCATTTGATCGTAAGCACGGCAGTGTCACGGCGGCGAACAGCACGCCACTGACCGACGGTGCGGCGGCAGTCATGATGATGAGTGAGTCAAAGGCTAAGGCGCTGGGTTTACAGCCATTAGGCTATCTGCGCAGTTTTGCGTTTTCGGCCATTGATGTCTGGCAAGACATGCTGTTAGGCCCCTCCTACGCAACCCCCTTAGCACTTGATCGCGCCGGAATAACACTGGCAGATTTAACCCTCATTGATATGCATGAAGCATTTGCGGCACAAACATTAGCGAACTTGAAAATGTTCGCCAGTGATAGCTTCGCACGCGAAAAGCTGGGCCGCAGTCAGGCAATTGGTGAAGTTGATATGAGTAAATTCAACGTATTGGGTGGATCAATTGCTTATGGTCATCCTTTCGCCGCGACCGGTGCGCGCATGATCACTCAAACATTGTATGAATTGCGTCGCCGCGGTGGTGGGTTAGGATTAACAACCGCCTGTGCTGCGGGTGGTTTGGGTGCCGCAATGATTTTGGAGGTGGAGTAA
- a CDS encoding YfcZ/YiiS family protein: protein MSDAINRCSAEETAACCCIDVGTIMDNTDCTASYSCVFDNRADAEAMLKTLTEKARAVESEPCLIEHKLEETEDGVRLAIDFTFSCQAETMIFQLGLR from the coding sequence ATGTCAGATGCAATCAATCGCTGTAGTGCGGAAGAAACCGCAGCTTGCTGCTGTATAGATGTAGGCACTATCATGGACAATACTGATTGTACCGCGTCCTATAGCTGTGTATTCGACAACCGTGCTGATGCTGAAGCCATGCTGAAAACGCTGACTGAAAAAGCGCGTGCCGTTGAATCTGAACCTTGCCTGATCGAACATAAGCTGGAAGAAACTGAAGATGGTGTGCGCTTAGCCATTGATTTCACTTTCTCCTGCCAGGCAGAAACCATGATCTTCCAGTTAGGTCTGCGTTAA
- the fadL gene encoding long-chain fatty acid transporter FadL: MNQKNLFTRSALAAAVALISSNVSAAGFQLNEYSAAALGRSFSGEGAVADNASVGSRNPAAMTLFDRPSFSGGFVYVDPNVDISGTSPLSGRSTSAKNIAPSAWIPNIHFIMPLNEQWAIGASGTSNYGLATEFNDDYIAGSLGGQTDLKTANLNLSTAYRLNENFSFGLGFNAVYADAKIVRHIGEAGRGVIPANTEVTRMEGTKWGYGWNAGVLYEVDKENRYSFTYRSKVKIDFDGDFSSQLPPPGGTGGAVIPGALTLNLPEVWEVSGYNKVAPQWAIHYSLAYTSWSQFKELKATGTNGNTLFEKQEGFHDAYRIALGTTYYYDDNWTFRTGIAFDDSPVPADNRTISIPDQDRFWISAGTTYAFNKDASVDVGVSYMHGQNVHITEKTPAALGGTTYQFDSKGTALLYGVNFNYAF, translated from the coding sequence ATGAACCAGAAAAACCTGTTTACCCGATCAGCTCTGGCAGCTGCAGTAGCACTGATTTCTTCGAACGTTTCTGCAGCTGGTTTTCAGCTGAATGAATATTCAGCAGCTGCATTGGGCCGCTCTTTCTCTGGTGAAGGCGCCGTTGCTGACAATGCTTCTGTTGGTAGCCGCAACCCCGCCGCAATGACTTTGTTCGACCGCCCTTCATTCTCCGGCGGCTTCGTGTATGTCGACCCAAACGTTGATATCAGTGGCACATCCCCCCTATCGGGCAGAAGTACCAGTGCCAAAAACATCGCGCCATCGGCGTGGATCCCCAATATCCACTTTATTATGCCGCTGAATGAGCAATGGGCGATTGGGGCTTCCGGTACTTCAAACTACGGTTTGGCCACTGAATTTAATGATGACTATATTGCCGGTTCTCTGGGGGGGCAAACTGACCTGAAAACCGCCAACCTGAACTTGAGCACAGCTTATCGCCTGAATGAAAACTTCAGCTTTGGTTTGGGCTTTAATGCGGTTTATGCCGATGCCAAGATTGTGCGCCATATTGGTGAAGCTGGTCGCGGAGTTATCCCGGCGAATACTGAAGTCACCCGGATGGAAGGGACCAAATGGGGCTATGGTTGGAATGCCGGCGTGCTGTATGAAGTGGATAAAGAAAACCGTTACAGCTTTACCTATCGTTCAAAAGTGAAAATCGACTTTGATGGTGATTTCAGCAGCCAGTTACCACCACCAGGTGGTACAGGTGGCGCAGTGATTCCAGGTGCATTGACCCTGAATCTGCCAGAAGTGTGGGAAGTGTCCGGCTACAATAAAGTCGCCCCTCAATGGGCTATTCACTACAGCCTGGCCTACACCAGTTGGAGCCAGTTCAAAGAGTTGAAAGCCACCGGAACCAACGGTAACACTCTGTTTGAAAAGCAAGAAGGCTTCCACGATGCTTACCGTATCGCGCTGGGTACCACCTATTATTACGATGATAACTGGACTTTCCGTACCGGTATTGCCTTTGATGACAGCCCGGTTCCAGCTGATAACCGCACTATCTCGATTCCAGACCAAGACCGTTTCTGGATAAGTGCCGGTACCACCTACGCCTTCAACAAAGATGCATCAGTTGACGTTGGTGTTTCCTATATGCATGGCCAGAACGTGCATATCACGGAAAAAACACCGGCTGCATTGGGCGGAACAACCTATCAGTTTGATTCTAAAGGTACCGCATTGCTGTATGGCGTGAACTTCAACTACGCCTTCTAA